The following are encoded in a window of Lagenorhynchus albirostris chromosome 3, mLagAlb1.1, whole genome shotgun sequence genomic DNA:
- the MBD3L1 gene encoding LOW QUALITY PROTEIN: methyl-CpG-binding domain protein 3-like 1 (The sequence of the model RefSeq protein was modified relative to this genomic sequence to represent the inferred CDS: inserted 6 bases in 3 codons; substituted 1 base at 1 genomic stop codon): MVKTSQRKQRDCXETNPKRGLSTSIPLRMSXYIFKRLVARITSYPGNEIRCHQWEETLDKPQQVLWQKRLHGFQVFSGTRKPLSTLDLAKALQKPATSCTGESLPGVLTGGLNSSPRPTPAQSSDLAEMIPGAGLGISQLLCKQFPVTEEDIRKQEXVKMARESLRIALIADRLAIKAEDVRGXEGCPDKHLKKKRRWCR; encoded by the exons ATGGTCAAGACTTCACAGAGGAAGCAACGTGATTG AGAAACCAATCCAAAGCGTGGCTTAAGCACCTCCATCCCTCTGAGAATGTC GTACATATTCAAGAGGCTGGTTGCTAGAATCACATCCTATCCTGGCAATGAGATCAGATGCCATCAATGGGAGGAAACTTTGGATAAGCCCCAGCAAGTGCTCTGGCAGAAGAGACTACATGGATTCCAGGTCTTCAGTGGAACCAGAAAACCCTTAAGTACTTTGGATCTTGCCAAAGCCTTGCAAAAACCTGCAACTAGTTGCACAGGTGAATCTCTGCCAGGAGTTCTCACAGGTGGTCTGAACTCCAGCCCCAGGCCCACCCCTGCCCAGTCTTCAGATTTGGCAGAGATGATTCCAGGAGCTGGTCTGGGTATCTCACAGCTCCTCTGCAAACAATTTCCGGTGACTGAGGAAGATATCAGGAAACAGGA AGTGAAGATGGCAAGAGAGAGCCTGAGAATAGCATTGATTGCAGACAGGCTAGCTATCAAGGCAGAAGATGTGAGGGGCTAAGAAGGATGTCCTGacaaacacttgaaaaaaaagagaagatggtGCAGATGA